The following coding sequences lie in one Candidatus Dependentiae bacterium genomic window:
- the fabF gene encoding beta-ketoacyl-ACP synthase II yields the protein MTSKKHHVVITGIGLVTPLGNTTQESWQALLAGTSGIKAQDRYAMQGYHPYPAGFVRNEQETLDKLLDAKDQKKTDRFTHLALIAGHEALHDAGLSATHPADRTRFGTYLGVGIGGLGSISDVVLTLEKEGPKRISPFAIPKVINNLAPAWLSMHHELQGPVLALTNACASSGDSLGLAFRAVRDGYADYMMAGGTESCVVPASLAGFGNMRALSSWSGDPACASRPFDAQRTGFVMAEGAAVLILEREDYARARGAKIYAEVVGYGASADAYHITSPHPEGRGACSAITLALDDAQITPEQVGYINAHGTATVMGDRIETHVIKTIFGDHALPVTPDHLLVSSTKSMTGHMLGAAGAAEIAFTALALHNQKFPPTINLETADPLCDLDYIPGVARSAPVEYALSNAFGFGGGNSVVVLKKA from the coding sequence ATGACTTCAAAAAAACATCACGTTGTCATTACCGGTATTGGGCTTGTTACTCCGCTTGGCAACACAACACAAGAGAGCTGGCAGGCACTGCTTGCAGGAACTTCAGGAATTAAAGCCCAAGACCGTTACGCCATGCAAGGATACCACCCCTATCCCGCAGGCTTTGTTCGCAACGAACAAGAGACACTTGATAAACTCCTTGATGCAAAAGATCAAAAAAAAACCGATCGCTTCACCCACCTGGCACTCATTGCAGGGCACGAAGCGCTGCATGATGCAGGCCTGAGCGCCACGCATCCAGCAGATCGAACACGCTTTGGGACCTACCTGGGCGTTGGCATCGGCGGACTGGGTTCTATCTCCGACGTGGTGCTTACGCTGGAAAAAGAGGGGCCAAAACGAATTTCCCCTTTCGCAATTCCCAAAGTAATTAACAATCTTGCACCCGCTTGGCTGAGCATGCACCATGAGCTTCAGGGGCCGGTGCTTGCATTGACCAATGCATGTGCTTCAAGTGGCGATTCGCTTGGTCTTGCATTTCGAGCGGTTCGCGACGGCTATGCTGATTACATGATGGCTGGTGGTACAGAAAGTTGCGTGGTTCCGGCATCACTTGCAGGTTTTGGAAACATGCGTGCACTTTCCAGTTGGTCGGGCGATCCTGCGTGCGCAAGCCGTCCATTTGATGCGCAGCGCACCGGCTTTGTTATGGCCGAAGGTGCAGCAGTTTTGATCTTGGAACGAGAAGATTATGCTCGTGCACGTGGTGCAAAAATTTATGCTGAAGTTGTAGGCTACGGTGCATCGGCCGATGCATATCACATTACCTCTCCGCATCCAGAAGGGCGCGGCGCGTGTAGTGCTATCACCCTGGCTCTGGATGATGCGCAGATAACTCCTGAACAAGTGGGGTACATTAATGCTCACGGAACAGCAACCGTGATGGGTGACCGCATTGAAACGCACGTTATCAAAACGATATTTGGTGACCATGCGTTACCCGTAACACCAGATCATCTGCTGGTGAGCAGCACTAAAAGCATGACTGGGCACATGCTGGGAGCTGCCGGAGCAGCTGAAATAGCATTCACTGCATTGGCGCTGCATAATCAAAAATTCCCCCCAACCATTAACTTAGAAACGGCTGATCCGTTGTGCGATCTTGATTACATTCCCGGAGTTGCACGCAGCGCGCCGGTTGAGTATGCGCTATCCAATGCCTTTGGCTTTGGTGGTGGCAATTCAGTCGTGGTGTTGAAAAAAGCATGA
- the acpP gene encoding acyl carrier protein has protein sequence MAFNKEDSLSKVTAIIAEKLSIPAANIAPSSTFKELGADSLDVVEIIMSFEESFGIEIRDEDAEKIKTVQEAADLIHTARTK, from the coding sequence ATGGCTTTTAATAAAGAAGATTCACTGAGCAAAGTAACCGCTATCATCGCTGAAAAATTGAGCATCCCTGCAGCAAATATCGCTCCATCTTCAACATTCAAAGAGCTTGGCGCAGATTCTCTTGATGTTGTTGAAATCATCATGAGCTTTGAAGAATCTTTTGGCATCGAAATTCGTGATGAAGATGCTGAAAAAATTAAAACAGTTCAAGAAGCCGCAGATCTCATCCACACTGCTCGCACCAAGTAA
- a CDS encoding nucleotidyltransferase domain-containing protein, with amino-acid sequence MNKHINQKYQDAIVRALEYHFPNAKIILFGSRARATHKEGADVDVAVDTGERILLREIQRARVTLENLPIPLIVDVVDFHNIPPLLQETILDEGIIWKNSNSSGK; translated from the coding sequence ATGAATAAACATATTAATCAAAAATATCAAGACGCTATTGTACGAGCTCTTGAATATCATTTTCCCAACGCAAAAATTATCCTATTCGGCTCACGCGCACGCGCAACACACAAAGAAGGTGCTGATGTTGATGTTGCAGTTGACACAGGGGAACGCATCCTACTCAGGGAAATACAAAGAGCTCGAGTAACTCTTGAAAATCTCCCTATCCCCCTTATTGTTGATGTTGTTGATTTTCACAATATCCCTCCATTACTCCAAGAAACAATTCTTGACGAAGGTATCATATGGAAAAATTCAAACTCCAGTGGGAAATAA
- the fabG gene encoding 3-oxoacyl-ACP reductase FabG, giving the protein MSLIMKNVLVTGGLQGIGRAIVDHLHARGDKLYVFDCIDATALVVQELTAQGIVYIQVDVADTSSIKAGFEQLYAQLDAQRENQTGSGALEVLVNNAGITRDALALRMSELDWDIVLDVNLKGSFFCAQQALKRMVKQSQSYIINISSIVAQTGNPGQANYAASKAGLCALTKSLALEYASRNILVNALAPGFIQTTMTDKLTDHIKQEILQKIPLKRFGSSNDIAHCVAFLTSGDADYITGQVIAINGGMV; this is encoded by the coding sequence ATGTCCTTGATCATGAAAAATGTTTTGGTAACCGGGGGGTTGCAGGGCATTGGCCGAGCAATTGTTGATCATCTTCATGCTCGCGGTGATAAGCTTTATGTCTTTGATTGCATCGATGCAACAGCTTTAGTTGTTCAGGAACTTACCGCTCAGGGTATTGTTTACATCCAGGTAGATGTAGCCGATACGAGTTCAATTAAAGCTGGTTTTGAACAACTGTATGCACAGCTTGATGCGCAGCGTGAAAATCAGACAGGAAGCGGGGCGCTTGAGGTGCTTGTTAACAATGCAGGCATCACGCGCGATGCACTTGCACTCCGTATGTCAGAATTAGACTGGGATATTGTGCTTGACGTAAACCTCAAGGGTTCATTTTTTTGTGCCCAACAAGCGCTCAAACGAATGGTCAAGCAATCACAATCATATATCATCAATATCAGCTCAATTGTTGCCCAAACAGGTAATCCAGGTCAGGCAAATTATGCAGCAAGCAAAGCGGGGCTGTGTGCACTCACTAAATCGCTTGCGCTTGAATATGCGAGCCGCAATATTCTTGTAAACGCCCTTGCCCCGGGCTTTATTCAAACAACTATGACTGATAAATTGACTGATCATATCAAGCAAGAAATTTTGCAAAAAATTCCACTCAAGCGGTTCGGCTCAAGTAATGATATTGCTCACTGCGTTGCCTTCTTGACATCAGGGGATGCTGATTACATTACCGGGCAGGTGATTGCCATCAACGGTGGCATGGTTTAA
- the tnpA gene encoding IS200/IS605 family transposase, with amino-acid sequence MKKYWTGAHTKYRLMIHIVWIPKYRKRILKGDLAKRIDELLRECADVNRWNIEELNVQPDHVHMVLQFRPDVAISKIVQLFKGKSSKVIRQEFPELKEFYWGDSFWGDGFFAETVGHCNLETIKNYVKNQ; translated from the coding sequence ATGAAGAAATATTGGACAGGTGCGCATACAAAATATCGGCTTATGATACACATAGTTTGGATACCAAAATATAGAAAAAGAATTTTGAAGGGGGATCTTGCAAAAAGAATTGATGAATTATTACGTGAATGCGCAGATGTTAATAGATGGAATATTGAAGAATTAAATGTTCAACCAGACCATGTGCATATGGTTTTACAATTTCGTCCTGATGTAGCAATAAGTAAGATAGTTCAGCTTTTTAAAGGTAAGAGCAGCAAGGTTATAAGGCAAGAATTCCCCGAATTAAAAGAATTTTACTGGGGTGACAGTTTCTGGGGCGATGGATTTTTTGCTGAAACAGTTGGGCATTGTAATCTTGAAACGATAAAAAATTACGTTAAAAACCAGTGA
- a CDS encoding Rpn family recombination-promoting nuclease/putative transposase — translation MVFLDPRNDVAFKKIFGSEEHKNITISFLNSILEYTGDRAIKSIIFLNTEQHEIIRLKKDNILDILCTDHVGRQYIVEMQVEKVKEFGKRMVYYGAKTYSMQLGKGKPYHKLFPVIVVAIIDFTMFPDKREYKSIHHIADAKTGENDLDQLYFAFVELPKFKKKESELKSAEDKWIYFIGLSRIPQGFEAWG, via the coding sequence ATGGTGTTTCTTGATCCTCGGAATGATGTGGCTTTCAAAAAAATTTTTGGTTCAGAAGAGCACAAAAATATTACGATTTCATTTCTTAATTCAATCTTGGAATATACCGGTGATAGAGCCATCAAATCAATTATCTTTCTCAACACTGAACAGCATGAAATTATTCGGCTGAAAAAAGATAATATTCTTGATATCTTGTGCACTGATCATGTTGGCCGTCAGTACATTGTTGAAATGCAGGTTGAGAAAGTTAAGGAATTTGGTAAGCGGATGGTTTACTATGGTGCAAAAACTTACTCCATGCAGCTGGGCAAAGGAAAACCGTATCACAAATTATTCCCTGTTATCGTTGTTGCAATCATTGATTTTACGATGTTTCCAGATAAGCGTGAGTATAAATCAATTCATCATATAGCCGATGCAAAAACAGGTGAGAATGATCTTGACCAGCTTTACTTTGCTTTTGTTGAATTACCCAAATTTAAGAAAAAAGAATCTGAGCTTAAGTCTGCCGAAGATAAATGGATTTACTTTATTGGCCTGAGCAGAATACCCCAAGGCTTTGAAGCCTGGGGATGA
- the fabD gene encoding ACP S-malonyltransferase — translation MKIGMIFPGQGAQTLGMAKDIYDRERIVQEYFEQASSCLENNFVRLCFASSERELKETVNAQTSIFLVSAALVALLKEKYNIEPAIVAGHSSGEYAAIFAAGGMSFSDALYLLKKRSLFMEEATVQLPGTMIAVLGLDYQDVQDLCARHDDPSGNDRVAEVVNYNTPHQFVISGTVPELEAVADDVRAAGGKVISLNVSGAFHSRLMKQAEEAFAQYMVKVDFKDLTVPLVANVTSKPVMQHEELKDVVVRQMSSHVLWWPSMEHFNDCDIIIEVGPGAKLTKMLKREWPDKQVMAINTPSDIEQFLALLGKEVQKSELEMDLEHEQELKAEQKAEQLAEKEADEKLENQE, via the coding sequence ATGAAAATAGGCATGATATTCCCCGGCCAAGGTGCTCAAACACTTGGCATGGCTAAAGATATTTATGATCGTGAACGCATTGTTCAAGAATATTTTGAACAAGCATCCAGTTGTCTTGAAAATAATTTTGTTCGACTTTGTTTTGCTTCATCCGAGCGAGAACTTAAAGAAACCGTCAATGCGCAAACCTCAATTTTCCTGGTGAGCGCAGCACTGGTTGCATTACTCAAAGAAAAATACAACATTGAACCTGCCATAGTTGCAGGACACAGTTCTGGCGAATATGCGGCAATTTTTGCTGCAGGCGGCATGAGTTTTTCAGATGCGTTGTATCTGCTCAAAAAGCGATCACTTTTTATGGAAGAGGCTACCGTACAACTTCCAGGGACGATGATTGCGGTCTTGGGCTTAGACTATCAAGATGTCCAGGATCTGTGCGCTCGTCATGACGATCCGTCAGGGAATGATCGCGTTGCTGAAGTCGTTAACTACAATACCCCACATCAATTTGTTATTTCAGGTACGGTTCCGGAGCTTGAAGCGGTTGCAGACGATGTGCGAGCAGCCGGTGGAAAAGTAATTTCTCTCAACGTCTCGGGAGCATTTCATTCTCGACTCATGAAGCAGGCCGAAGAGGCATTTGCTCAGTACATGGTAAAAGTCGATTTTAAAGATTTGACCGTTCCCTTGGTTGCTAATGTCACCTCAAAGCCTGTCATGCAGCATGAAGAGCTCAAAGATGTTGTAGTTCGTCAAATGAGTAGTCATGTTCTCTGGTGGCCATCAATGGAGCATTTTAATGACTGCGATATCATCATTGAAGTTGGTCCGGGTGCTAAGCTTACCAAAATGCTCAAGCGCGAATGGCCTGACAAGCAGGTGATGGCAATCAACACGCCAAGTGATATTGAGCAATTTTTGGCTCTGCTTGGTAAAGAGGTTCAAAAGTCTGAACTCGAGATGGATCTTGAGCATGAGCAGGAATTAAAAGCTGAACAAAAAGCTGAGCAGTTAGCTGAAAAAGAGGCTGATGAGAAGTTAGAGAATCAGGAGTAG
- a CDS encoding glutamate--tRNA ligase: MKNAPIRVRFAPSPTGHLHIGGVRTAIFNWLFAQSTGGTYSLRIEDTDVARSTQEFLASQLGSLEWTNLLPEQPIVYQMARVQEHQAAAKKLLEQGKVYPCFCAPLDADMVIEELEQGVGRKYEGTCRNKPFTAQDLAQPHALRFRVPDDLDSVSFDDAIRGRITLQADQFDDFVIIRRDGTPTYNFCVVVDDIFMQITQVIRGEDHITNTFKQILFYRALGAQEPQFAHLPLILGPSGNKLSKRDASTSVQEYRMQGFMADALLNYLVRLGWSHGDQEVFTRAEMVQFFKLDDVGKKGAIFDIKKLLWLNGIYIRQSSSEQLLTAIAQMDDQKHALLSASWTPKQLNALFVQYQQRATTLLELSNDIIALAHDQQSYDLHLLEKWKTANTQSMLEAFIQLLQQCGQPSHDSLLELAKAVCAQHNEKLVNLAQPLRLALTGSLQSPGVFELITILGTDRAIKRIKKLVAQQSAS; this comes from the coding sequence ATGAAAAACGCTCCTATTCGTGTTCGATTTGCCCCGTCTCCAACTGGGCATTTACATATCGGCGGTGTTCGAACCGCCATTTTTAATTGGCTTTTTGCGCAGAGCACAGGTGGTACTTACAGCCTGCGCATTGAAGATACTGATGTTGCTCGTTCTACTCAAGAATTCCTCGCTTCACAGTTGGGATCTTTAGAGTGGACAAACTTGTTGCCCGAGCAACCAATTGTCTATCAAATGGCCCGCGTGCAAGAACATCAAGCAGCTGCAAAAAAACTGCTTGAGCAAGGCAAAGTATATCCATGCTTTTGCGCACCGCTTGATGCCGATATGGTGATCGAAGAACTCGAACAAGGAGTAGGGCGTAAATATGAGGGCACCTGCCGCAACAAACCCTTTACCGCCCAAGATTTAGCTCAACCGCATGCACTCAGATTCCGTGTGCCAGACGACCTTGATTCAGTCAGTTTTGATGACGCCATCCGTGGTCGAATCACCCTTCAGGCAGATCAATTTGATGACTTTGTTATCATCCGTCGCGATGGCACACCAACCTATAACTTTTGCGTCGTTGTTGACGACATTTTTATGCAGATTACTCAGGTGATTCGTGGAGAAGACCACATCACCAACACTTTTAAACAGATTCTCTTCTACCGTGCACTTGGTGCACAAGAACCACAATTTGCCCATTTACCGCTCATTTTAGGACCATCAGGCAACAAACTCAGTAAGCGTGATGCCTCTACGTCAGTCCAGGAGTATCGCATGCAGGGCTTTATGGCTGATGCGCTGCTCAACTATCTGGTGCGCTTGGGATGGTCGCATGGAGATCAAGAAGTATTCACCCGAGCTGAAATGGTGCAATTCTTTAAGCTTGATGATGTGGGCAAAAAAGGGGCTATTTTTGATATCAAAAAATTACTCTGGCTCAATGGCATTTACATTCGTCAAAGCAGTTCTGAGCAACTTTTGACCGCAATTGCGCAGATGGATGATCAAAAGCATGCACTCCTGTCTGCTTCGTGGACACCTAAGCAACTCAATGCGCTGTTTGTGCAGTATCAACAACGCGCAACAACCCTGCTTGAGTTAAGCAACGACATCATCGCGCTTGCACATGATCAACAATCATACGATCTGCACTTGCTTGAAAAATGGAAAACCGCAAATACTCAATCAATGCTGGAAGCGTTTATACAGCTGCTGCAACAGTGTGGCCAGCCATCGCATGACAGTCTTCTGGAGCTTGCAAAAGCGGTTTGTGCTCAGCACAACGAGAAGCTGGTAAATTTAGCCCAGCCATTGCGTCTTGCTTTGACCGGCTCTCTTCAGAGTCCAGGGGTCTTTGAACTTATCACAATTCTGGGAACAGACAGAGCAATCAAGCGTATTAAAAAGCTTGTTGCTCAGCAGTCAGCATCTTGA
- the plsX gene encoding phosphate acyltransferase PlsX, which yields MLKSLGSKEAMIALDVMGGDHAPQAIVHGALLAAQQSIPITLFGPYDLITSLLEKLDAGWQRYPLHIAHADQVVHMDDDPVSAVKTKPGSSLVKAVSSVKQGICQAVVSAGSSGALMVASTLILGRQEGVGRAAIAGFLPTKKGKVLALDLGANTEVRPEHLYQFAHLGAAHVAAVSGIKRPRVALLANGHEDNKGSVLVKQAHLLLKESTLNFIGNAEPKHVLDHEMDVIVCDGFTGNVLLKTCEAATDMFSAWLAQGITKYSEKMSAENAQQMQKTARFLQASIDARLDYKQVGGALLLGVNGTVIVCHGSSDAQTMQYAITFAWRTITQGAIIQREIIETVQLS from the coding sequence TTGCTCAAAAGTTTAGGCTCGAAAGAAGCTATGATTGCGCTGGATGTTATGGGCGGTGATCATGCACCCCAAGCTATAGTGCACGGTGCATTGCTTGCCGCACAACAATCAATACCTATTACGCTTTTTGGTCCGTACGACCTTATCACATCCCTTCTTGAAAAGCTTGATGCAGGCTGGCAACGTTATCCGTTGCATATTGCGCATGCTGATCAAGTTGTTCATATGGATGATGATCCGGTATCTGCGGTCAAAACAAAGCCCGGTTCCTCGCTTGTTAAAGCGGTCTCAAGTGTCAAGCAAGGCATCTGTCAAGCGGTTGTATCTGCTGGGAGCTCTGGAGCGTTAATGGTTGCATCAACGCTTATTCTTGGTCGCCAAGAGGGTGTTGGAAGAGCTGCAATTGCTGGTTTTCTTCCAACAAAAAAAGGAAAAGTTCTCGCCCTTGATCTGGGGGCAAATACCGAAGTTCGCCCAGAGCATTTATACCAATTTGCTCATCTAGGAGCGGCACATGTTGCTGCTGTAAGTGGAATCAAGCGTCCACGTGTTGCCCTTCTGGCAAACGGCCACGAAGACAATAAAGGGTCAGTTTTAGTAAAACAGGCTCACCTTTTGCTGAAAGAATCAACACTCAATTTTATTGGTAATGCAGAGCCCAAGCATGTTCTTGATCATGAAATGGATGTGATTGTTTGTGATGGTTTTACCGGTAATGTGCTCCTTAAAACCTGCGAAGCGGCTACCGATATGTTCAGCGCATGGCTTGCCCAAGGCATAACAAAGTACTCCGAAAAAATGTCAGCAGAGAATGCTCAACAGATGCAGAAAACAGCTCGTTTTTTGCAAGCATCAATTGATGCTCGACTTGATTACAAGCAAGTTGGCGGCGCATTATTACTTGGTGTCAACGGTACCGTTATTGTTTGTCATGGAAGCTCCGATGCTCAGACTATGCAGTACGCGATAACCTTCGCCTGGAGGACCATAACTCAAGGCGCAATAATTCAAAGAGAAATTATTGAAACTGTACAATTGTCATGA
- the rpmF gene encoding 50S ribosomal protein L32, with the protein MPVPKRKTSKRRRDQRSANKGLKPKSVAQCQTCQGPLSTHAACQGCGYYKGVKVLRTKTDRMYSRGKAREAKESRARSAAPTNDADAQGSQE; encoded by the coding sequence ATGCCAGTACCCAAACGCAAAACGTCGAAAAGAAGACGCGATCAACGCTCTGCAAACAAAGGCCTTAAGCCAAAGTCTGTAGCTCAGTGTCAAACCTGTCAAGGTCCGCTCTCTACTCATGCAGCATGCCAAGGCTGTGGATACTACAAAGGTGTCAAAGTTTTAAGAACCAAGACCGACCGTATGTATTCGCGTGGCAAAGCACGTGAAGCAAAAGAGTCAAGAGCTCGTTCTGCAGCACCAACAAATGATGCCGATGCGCAAGGCTCCCAAGAGTAA
- the tsf gene encoding translation elongation factor Ts, which translates to MTTISMDLVKKLRDKTQVGMMDCKKALEQAEGDFEKAVEFLRKKGAAVAAKRAENETLQGRVEAHIAPDFRSGSLTMVACETDFSANTDAMKTFAQTVSLVSTENDETDIQKLLDMSAANQNLTLGESLNELISKICESIKIDKVAQFKVEKHGVVNAYIHPGSTIGVLIELAADNDVSAKLEDLQALSKDICMQVAVTNPICIDPTQLPAEIVAKERALATEQLKESGKPEAMIEKIVDGKMQKFYSENCLIHQAFIKSDKISIKQHMDAVGSKIGSPLRIVRFARFAVGRSA; encoded by the coding sequence ATGACTACTATCAGTATGGACCTTGTTAAAAAGTTACGAGACAAGACGCAAGTTGGCATGATGGATTGCAAAAAAGCACTTGAACAAGCTGAAGGTGACTTTGAAAAAGCGGTAGAATTCTTACGTAAAAAAGGTGCTGCAGTTGCCGCAAAGCGTGCCGAAAATGAAACACTTCAAGGTCGCGTTGAAGCGCACATTGCTCCAGATTTTCGTTCAGGATCGTTGACCATGGTCGCCTGCGAAACTGATTTTTCTGCAAATACCGATGCAATGAAAACATTTGCTCAAACAGTTTCACTGGTCAGTACAGAAAATGACGAAACTGATATTCAAAAATTGTTGGATATGAGTGCAGCAAACCAAAATTTAACTTTGGGCGAATCACTCAATGAGCTGATTTCAAAAATTTGCGAAAGCATCAAAATTGATAAAGTTGCTCAATTTAAAGTTGAAAAGCATGGCGTTGTCAATGCATACATTCACCCAGGCTCTACCATTGGCGTTTTGATTGAGCTTGCAGCAGACAACGATGTTTCAGCAAAGCTTGAGGACTTACAAGCGCTTTCTAAAGACATTTGCATGCAAGTTGCAGTTACCAATCCAATCTGCATTGATCCAACACAACTACCAGCTGAAATCGTTGCCAAAGAGCGCGCTCTTGCAACAGAGCAGCTCAAAGAAAGCGGCAAACCAGAAGCAATGATCGAGAAAATCGTTGACGGTAAAATGCAAAAGTTTTACAGCGAAAACTGCTTGATTCATCAAGCTTTTATTAAGAGCGATAAAATTTCTATCAAACAACACATGGATGCTGTTGGCAGCAAAATTGGCAGCCCATTGCG